Proteins from one Ranitomeya variabilis isolate aRanVar5 chromosome 1, aRanVar5.hap1, whole genome shotgun sequence genomic window:
- the PLK2 gene encoding serine/threonine-protein kinase PLK2: MEILRTITYQPTTGSKMCEQQQGLGRVCDNNSRRWKLPAEGEQHGHHTCTGSATEVSRIITDPSTGKRYCRGKVLGKGGFAKCYEMTDLTTNKIYAAKIIPHSRVSKPHQREKIDKEIELHRTLNHRHVVQFYHYFEDKENIYILLEYCSRRSMAHILKTRKVLTDPEVRYYLKQIVSGLKYLHEQEILHRDLKLGNFFINEGMELKVGDFGLAARLEPMEQRRRTICGTPNYLSPEVLNKQGHGCESDIWALGCVMYTMLLGRPPFETTNLKETYRCIREARYSLPSSLMSSAKHLISSMLSRNPEDRPSLQEIVQHDFFTQGFTPDRLPSSCCHTAPDFHLSSPAKSFFKKAAAALFGGKKEKAKYLDNHNKLAKEDEEIYKLRQDLKKTSISQHNPRTDEEIKTISKSNALDKPDKQQMGDTIRMIVRGTLGSCSSSSECLEDSTMGSVADTVARVLKGCLENMPDSDCIPKEHLTTSFHWVTKWVDYSNKYGFGYQLSDHTVGVLFNNGAHMSLLPDKKTVHYYAELGQCSIFAATEAPEQFISQVTVLKYFSHYMEENLMDGGDLPGVTDVCRPRLYLLQWLKSDKALMMLFNDGTFQVNFYHDHTKIIIANQSDEYLLTYINEDRMSTTFRLSTLLMSGGSNDLRNRMEYALNMLMQRCN; encoded by the exons ATGGAAATACTGAGGACTATTACTTACCAGCCAACCACCGGGAGCAAgatgtgtgagcagcagcagggaCTGGGCAGGGTGTGCGACAACAACAGCCGGAGGTGGAAGCTGCCGGCGGAGGGGGAGCAGCACGGCCATCACACCTGCACCGGCTCCGCCACTGAGGTGTCCAGGATTATCACCGACCCCAGCACCGGCAAACGTTACTGCAGGGGCAAAGTGCTCGGCAAG GGAGGATTTGCGAAGTGCTATGAAATGACAGATTTGACAACCAACAAAATCTACGCTGCCAAAATTATCCCGCACAGCAGGGTGTCCAAGCCTCATCAGAGAGAGAAG attgaCAAAGAGATTGAGTTGCATCGGACCCTGAACCACAGGCACGTCGTGCAGTTCTATCACTATTTTGAGGATAAGGAGAACATCTATATCCTGCTGGAGTACTGCAGCCGCAGG TCTATGGCACATATACTGAAGACAAGGAAAGTGTTGACAGACCCTGAAGTGAGATACTACCTCAAACAGATCGTGTCTGGCTTGAAATACCTACATGAGCAAGAAATCCTGCACAGGGATTTAAAATTAG gaaattttTTTATTAACGAAGGTATGGAACTGAAAGTGGGTGACTTTGGCCTGGCAGCTAGACTCGAGCCTATGGAGCAAAGAAGAAG AACGATATGCGGCACACCAAATTACCTCTCACCCGAAGTGCTTAACAAACAAGGGCACGGCTGTGAATCGGACATCTGGGCTTTAGGATGTGTAAT GTACACCATGCTGCTTGGGAGACCTCCATTTGAAACCACAAATCTTAAAGAGACCTACAGATGTATTCGGGAGGCGAGGTACTCCCTGCCGTCTTCACTAATGTCCTCTGCAAAGCATCTCATCTCGAGCATGTTGTCCAGGAACCCGGAGGACAGGCCCAGTCTTCAAGAAATCGTGCAACACGACTTTTTCACCCAG GGCTTCACACCTGACAGGCTTCCTTCTAGCTGCTGTCATACCGCTCCGGACTTCCACCTGTCAAGTCCGGCTAAGAGCTTCTTTAAGAAAGCGGCTGCAGCTCTGttcggaggaaagaaagaaaaggcAAAATACTTGGATAACCACA ATAAACTAGCCAAGGAAGATGAAGAAATTTACAAGCTGAGACAAGACTTGAAGAAAACCTCCATATCTCAGCATAATCCCAGGACCGATGAG GAGATCAAAACCATCTCCAAGTCAAATGCCCTGGACAAGCCTGACAAGCAGCAGATGGGCGACACGATCCGAATGATTGTTCGTGGCACCCTGGGCAGCTGTAGCAGCAGCAGCGAAT GTCTAGAAGACAGCACGATGGGCAGCGTGGCCGACACAGTCGCCAGGGTCCTCAAAGGCTGCCTAGAAAACATGCCAGATTCGGATTGTATCCCTAAAGAACACTTGACCACCTCATTTCACTGGGTGACCAAATGGGTCGACTACTCCAATAAATACGGCTTCGGGTACCAGCTGTCGGATCACACGGTTGGCGTGCTGTTCAATAATGGGGCACACATGAGTCTACTGCCTGACAAGAA GACTGTGCACTACTACGCAGAACTTGGCCAATGTTCCATCTTTGCTGCTACTGAAGCCCCAGAGCAATTCATCAGCCAAGTTACTGTCCTGAAATACTTTTCTCATTACATGGAGGAGAATCTCATGGAT GGGGGTGACTTACCTGGTGTCACAGATGTGTGCAGACCTCGTCTATATCTCCTTCAGTGGCTAAAGTCTGACAAAGCCCTCATGATGCTGTTCAACGATGGCACATTTCAG